A genome region from Prionailurus bengalensis isolate Pbe53 chromosome B4, Fcat_Pben_1.1_paternal_pri, whole genome shotgun sequence includes the following:
- the LOC122472312 gene encoding olfactory receptor 8S1-like — translation MKNLTIVTEFVLMGLSRNPQIQTILFALFLVIYLLTLMGNVMMILVIRTDSHLKTPMYFFLGHLSFLDLCLSSVTMPKMLQNLLMQKKTVSVWGCVTQSFFLIFSGSTEACLLSAMAYDRYAAICHPLLYSMVMNRPFCVGMVTAAWAVGFLNSLPNSLFTYNLHFCGPNIIPHFCCELPSLFPLSCTDPTANEALLAGSCALLGFVTLPLILFSYSRIISAILSIRSSEGQGKAFSTCSSHLTVVLLYYGTALFRYMTPLSGSKLEQVVSIQYSVITSLLNPIIYSLKNQEVKAALYKMLKQ, via the coding sequence ATGAAAAATCTCACCATCGTTACCGAGTTTGTCCTCATGGGATTGTCCAGAAATCCCCAGATCCAGACCATCCTTTTTGCACTATTTCTGGTGATTTACCTCTTGACCCTAATGGGGAATGTGATGATGATCCTGGTGATCAGAACTGATTCTCACCTTAAGacacccatgtacttcttcctagGTCACCTGTCATTTCTAGATCTCTGTCTTTCTTCAGTAACCATGCCCAAGATGCTGCAGAACTTACTAATGCAGAAGAAAACCGTATCTGTGTGGGGCTGTGTGACCCAGAGTTTCTTTCTCATATTCTCTGGGAGCACAGAGGCCTGCCTACTCTCTGCCATGGCATATGACCGCTATGCTGCCATCTGCCACCCTCTCCTCTACAGCATGGTTATGAATAGGCCTTTTTGTGTCGGGATGGTAACTGCAGCATGGGCAGTAGGGTTCCTAAACTCCTTGCCAAACAGTCTTTTCACTTACAACTTACATTTCTGTGGCCCCAATATCATCCCTCACTTTTGCTGTGAGCTGCCTtcactcttccctctctcctgcactGACCCTACTGCCAATGAGGCCCTTCTTGCTGGGTCATGTGCACTGTTGGGATTTGTGACACTTCCCCTGATCCTCTTCTCTTATTCCAGAATCATCTCTGCCATCCTAAGCATACGTTCTTCTGAGGGTCAAGGCAAAGCCTTCTCTACCTGTTCTTCCCACCTTACTGTGGTGCTTTTGTATTATGGCACAGCTTTATTCAGATACATGACTCCCCTCTCCGGCTCCAAGTTGGAACAAGTGGTCTCCATTCAGTACAGTGTGATCACATCCTTGCTGAACCCCATCATCTACAGCCTCAAGAACCAGGAGGTGAAGGCAGCTCTGTATAAAATGTTGAAGCAATAA